The proteins below come from a single Chthoniobacterales bacterium genomic window:
- a CDS encoding L-threonylcarbamoyladenylate synthase codes for MQTTVLDAADARAIAQAVAVLRSGEVVALPTETVYGLAGDALNPLAVARIFEAKNRPHFDPLIVHVADFAMLETVAIADDPLVARLAEKYWPGPLTILLPKRAIISDLVTAGSPFVAVRMPAHPVFRAVLQSYGSPIAAPSANPFGQISPTEARHVLDGLGGRIPLLLDSGNCQHGLESTIVYPENGTLHILRDGPIPMEELAAFGPIQHQRNAAAPGQIASHYAPRKPLILVDSAADVQDATGNGFLGFQSSSIGFSASEVLSPSGNLVEAAANLFAALHRLDAAPIQTIYAEIIPELGLGRAIMDRLKRASAKR; via the coding sequence ATGCAAACGACCGTGCTCGATGCGGCGGACGCCAGGGCCATCGCGCAGGCCGTGGCGGTTTTGCGAAGCGGCGAAGTCGTCGCGCTGCCGACCGAGACGGTTTATGGGCTCGCCGGTGACGCCCTGAATCCGCTCGCTGTCGCCCGCATTTTCGAGGCGAAGAACCGCCCGCACTTCGATCCGCTCATCGTCCATGTCGCCGACTTCGCGATGCTGGAAACCGTCGCCATCGCCGATGATCCGCTCGTCGCCCGGCTCGCGGAAAAATACTGGCCCGGCCCGCTCACGATCCTCCTGCCGAAGCGCGCCATCATCTCCGATCTGGTCACGGCGGGCAGTCCGTTCGTCGCCGTGCGAATGCCCGCGCATCCGGTTTTTCGAGCCGTGTTGCAGTCGTATGGAAGTCCTATCGCCGCGCCGAGTGCGAATCCATTTGGGCAGATCAGCCCGACGGAGGCGCGTCATGTTCTCGACGGTTTGGGCGGTCGCATTCCACTCCTACTCGACTCTGGAAACTGCCAGCACGGGCTGGAGTCCACCATCGTTTATCCGGAAAACGGCACGCTGCACATCCTGCGCGACGGCCCGATTCCAATGGAAGAACTCGCCGCCTTCGGACCGATCCAGCATCAAAGAAACGCCGCCGCTCCGGGCCAGATCGCCTCGCATTACGCCCCGCGCAAACCGCTCATCCTCGTCGATTCCGCCGCCGATGTGCAGGACGCGACCGGAAACGGCTTCCTCGGTTTTCAGTCGAGTTCCATCGGATTCAGCGCCAGTGAAGTCCTCTCCCCAAGCGGCAATCTGGTGGAAGCCGCCGCTAATCTTTTCGCCGCGCTGCACCGGCTCGACGCGGCTCCCATCCAGACGATCTACGCCGAAATAATCCCCGAACTCGGCCTCGGACGTGCCATCATGGACCGCCTAAAAAGAGCGTCCGCCAAACGCTAA
- the purE gene encoding 5-(carboxyamino)imidazole ribonucleotide mutase, translated as MRTLNGKMPANRKTVAVVMGSKSDWETLRHAVEQLRAFDIDVHTQVVSAHRTPDLLAEFAKNAAQKGIAAIIAGAGGAAHLPGMIAAHTTVPVLGVPVESAVLRGVDSLLSIVQMPAGIPVATFAIGKAGAINAALFAVALLAGNDPELAARLQDFRKNQTDTVLAQELPHL; from the coding sequence ATGCGCACCTTGAATGGAAAGATGCCAGCCAATCGTAAAACCGTTGCCGTCGTCATGGGATCGAAGTCCGACTGGGAAACGCTCCGTCACGCCGTCGAACAACTCCGCGCCTTCGACATCGACGTCCACACCCAGGTCGTCTCGGCGCATCGCACGCCGGATTTGCTGGCAGAGTTTGCGAAAAATGCCGCCCAAAAAGGCATCGCAGCCATCATCGCCGGAGCGGGCGGCGCCGCGCATTTACCGGGCATGATCGCCGCGCACACCACCGTGCCTGTGCTCGGCGTGCCGGTCGAGAGCGCCGTTTTGCGAGGAGTCGATTCGCTCCTTTCCATCGTGCAAATGCCCGCCGGCATCCCGGTGGCGACATTCGCGATTGGCAAGGCGGGCGCGATCAATGCCGCGCTTTTCGCCGTCGCCCTGCTCGCTGGCAACGACCCGGAACTGGCCGCGCGCCTGCAAGATTTCCGCAAAAACCAGACGGACACCGTGCTCGCGCAGGAACTTCCCCATTTGTAA
- the typA gene encoding translational GTPase TypA — MDHIRNIAIIAHVDHGKTTLVDQLLKQSGTFRANEAKATEDRIMDSMDLEREKGITIKAKNAAFQWHEYHVNIVDTPGHADFGGEVERIMKMVDGVLLVVDSHDGPQAQTKFVLRKALENGAKPIVVINKIDRENARPHKVLDMVFELFMELGASDLQLDFPVVYASAKAGYAKDEIDQPSENMEPLYRAIVKHIPAPKKADHSFFQMLVSNLDYSDYLGRIAFGRIISGRVKVGDSIVCIHLDGRRERTNVTALFGHQGLMKTEIKNASEGDIIGLCGFEDAYIGETLTDMEDRPSVPFVDIDPPTISMKICINDGPLAGREGKLLTARQIRERLIRETRTNVSILVNETELAGHFEIKARGEMQIAIIVEQMRREGFELLVSRPEVIFQRDEEGKLLEPLENLYVDVPPENLGTILQSLANRKAEIVSMDHQANSVAVQAVVPTRGLIGFETDLVNATKGHGIMSHIFKEYAPHKGDIPTRFNGVLIAMEGGVSTAYSLEPLQERGRLFIAAAVEVYEGMIIGENARPDDMPCNPCKAKKLSNMRSTGDGKGISLSPPLTMTLERSLEYIAPDEYVEVTPISLRLRKKILNANARKRSQPMVAV, encoded by the coding sequence ATGGACCACATTCGCAACATCGCCATCATCGCCCACGTTGACCACGGCAAGACCACGCTCGTCGATCAACTCCTGAAACAATCCGGCACTTTCCGCGCCAACGAGGCCAAAGCCACCGAGGACCGCATCATGGATTCCATGGATCTGGAACGGGAAAAAGGCATCACGATCAAGGCCAAAAACGCCGCATTCCAGTGGCATGAGTATCACGTGAACATCGTGGACACGCCCGGACACGCCGATTTCGGCGGCGAGGTGGAGCGCATTATGAAGATGGTGGACGGCGTGCTTTTGGTCGTCGATTCGCATGACGGTCCGCAGGCGCAGACGAAATTTGTTCTCCGCAAAGCTCTCGAAAACGGCGCGAAACCGATCGTCGTCATCAACAAGATCGACCGCGAAAACGCCCGTCCGCACAAGGTGCTCGACATGGTTTTTGAGCTTTTCATGGAACTCGGCGCCAGCGACTTGCAACTCGATTTCCCGGTCGTTTACGCCAGCGCCAAGGCTGGTTACGCCAAGGACGAGATCGATCAGCCGAGTGAAAACATGGAGCCGCTCTATCGCGCCATCGTTAAGCACATTCCGGCTCCGAAGAAAGCCGATCACAGCTTCTTCCAGATGCTCGTTTCCAACCTCGATTACTCCGATTATCTCGGACGTATTGCTTTTGGCCGCATCATTTCGGGTCGCGTGAAGGTCGGCGACAGCATCGTTTGCATTCATCTCGATGGACGTCGTGAACGCACCAATGTCACTGCACTCTTCGGCCATCAGGGTTTGATGAAAACCGAGATCAAGAACGCCAGCGAAGGCGACATCATTGGTCTTTGCGGCTTCGAAGACGCCTACATCGGCGAGACGCTGACCGATATGGAAGACCGTCCTTCTGTTCCGTTTGTCGATATCGATCCGCCGACGATCAGCATGAAGATTTGCATCAACGACGGCCCGCTGGCTGGTCGCGAGGGCAAATTGCTCACCGCCCGTCAGATTCGCGAACGTCTCATCCGCGAGACGCGCACGAACGTCTCCATTCTGGTGAATGAAACCGAACTCGCCGGTCACTTTGAAATCAAGGCTCGTGGCGAAATGCAGATCGCGATCATCGTCGAGCAAATGCGCCGCGAAGGTTTCGAGCTGCTCGTTTCACGTCCTGAAGTTATTTTCCAACGCGACGAAGAAGGCAAATTGCTCGAGCCGCTCGAAAATCTTTACGTCGATGTTCCGCCGGAAAATCTCGGCACGATTTTGCAATCCCTCGCGAACCGCAAAGCCGAGATCGTCAGCATGGATCACCAGGCGAACAGCGTCGCCGTGCAGGCGGTCGTCCCAACTCGCGGTCTGATCGGCTTCGAGACCGACCTCGTCAATGCGACGAAAGGCCACGGCATCATGTCCCACATTTTCAAGGAATACGCCCCGCACAAAGGCGACATCCCGACTCGTTTCAACGGCGTTCTTATCGCCATGGAAGGTGGCGTCAGCACCGCTTATTCGCTCGAGCCACTTCAGGAGCGCGGACGTTTGTTCATCGCCGCAGCCGTCGAAGTTTATGAAGGCATGATCATTGGCGAAAACGCTCGTCCCGACGATATGCCCTGCAATCCGTGCAAGGCCAAGAAGCTCAGCAACATGCGCTCCACCGGCGACGGCAAAGGCATCTCGCTCTCGCCTCCGCTGACCATGACTTTGGAGCGTTCGCTGGAATACATCGCGCCCGACGAATACGTCGAGGTGACTCCGATCAGCCTGCGACTCCGCAAAAAGATTCTCAACGCCAACGCCCGCAAGCGTTCGCAGCCGATGGTCGCCGTCTAA
- a CDS encoding LON peptidase substrate-binding domain-containing protein, whose translation METPLEIPNEIPIIVLPQAVLFPNSLLPLHIFEPRYRAMLAASLGGPRIFGVAQTLEWADPALPVPDLAEIMGIGVIRACVERLEGTSDLILQGLTRVQIIGETQSEPFRVVEIESVSTDVTDSVQTRLLAAQLREQSRALRQRGYQMPPKMDQYLDSIEDPEVVGDLMAAAFVEEPDIRQEILETSDLESRLEIVLAAMRKMTAT comes from the coding sequence ATGGAGACGCCCTTGGAAATACCGAATGAGATACCGATCATCGTCCTGCCGCAGGCGGTCTTGTTTCCCAATTCGCTGCTGCCGCTGCACATTTTCGAGCCGCGCTACCGCGCCATGCTGGCGGCGTCGCTCGGCGGCCCGCGCATCTTCGGCGTCGCGCAAACCCTTGAATGGGCCGACCCCGCGCTGCCTGTGCCCGACCTCGCCGAAATCATGGGCATCGGCGTCATTCGAGCCTGCGTGGAGCGTCTGGAGGGAACGTCGGACCTCATTTTGCAGGGTCTCACCCGCGTCCAAATCATCGGAGAAACGCAGTCGGAGCCGTTTCGAGTCGTCGAGATCGAGAGCGTCAGCACCGACGTCACCGATAGCGTTCAGACTCGCCTCCTGGCCGCCCAACTCCGCGAGCAAAGCCGGGCCTTGCGCCAGCGCGGCTACCAGATGCCGCCGAAGATGGATCAATATCTCGACAGCATCGAGGACCCGGAAGTCGTCGGCGATCTGATGGCCGCCGCGTTTGTCGAGGAGCCGGATATTCGCCAGGAAATTCTGGAGACATCCGACTTGGAGTCGCGTCTGGAAATCGTCCTTGCCGCGATGCGAAAAATGACGGCGACCTAG
- a CDS encoding ThuA domain-containing protein yields MKRALFVAGGWEGHQPVQCAEIFAPLLELAGFEVEISLTLDCYLDTKKMQSLDLIVPIWTMGSITSEQLKGLLTAIERGTGLAGWHGGMADSFRTATEYQFMVGGQWVAHPGNIIDYLVEITEPEDPIMAGIEDFEMHSEQYYMHVDPSNEVLATTTFESPLYPHISGTVMPVVWKRQWGNGNVFYSSLGHVADDFGVTEAREIMLRGMLWAAR; encoded by the coding sequence ATGAAACGCGCCTTGTTTGTTGCCGGTGGCTGGGAGGGACATCAACCCGTCCAGTGCGCCGAGATTTTTGCCCCGCTGCTGGAACTGGCCGGTTTCGAGGTGGAAATCAGCCTCACGCTCGACTGCTATCTCGACACGAAAAAAATGCAGTCGCTCGACCTCATCGTTCCCATCTGGACCATGGGCAGCATCACCTCCGAGCAGCTCAAGGGCCTGCTCACCGCCATCGAGCGCGGCACCGGACTGGCCGGCTGGCACGGTGGCATGGCCGACTCGTTTCGCACCGCGACGGAATACCAGTTCATGGTCGGCGGCCAGTGGGTAGCGCATCCGGGAAACATCATCGACTACCTCGTGGAAATCACCGAGCCCGAGGATCCGATCATGGCAGGGATTGAGGATTTTGAGATGCACAGCGAGCAATATTACATGCACGTCGATCCATCGAACGAGGTGCTGGCCACGACCACTTTCGAGAGCCCGCTCTACCCGCACATCAGCGGCACCGTCATGCCCGTCGTCTGGAAGCGGCAATGGGGAAATGGGAACGTCTTCTACTCCTCGCTCGGCCACGTGGCGGATGATTTTGGCGTCACCGAGGCGCGCGAAATCATGCTTCGCGGAATGCTCTGGGCCGCGCGCTAA
- a CDS encoding LysR family transcriptional regulator, giving the protein MIIVCRSSPMQIETFQIFFDLVDTASFSRAAEMHGITQSAVSQQIRALEQKFQVTLIERGKKNFSVTEEGRAMLLAAGDILKIYDSLSQRLEELKTQVAGTIQIAAVHSIGLHELPPYLKEFKNKYREVDIRLEFLRSAQVYQAVLDGRVDLGLVAFPAARRGIEVESFWKDKLVLICPPSHRFASRERVRLRDLDGEKFVSFSYDQPTRKAIDQMIAKAGIRIQIAMELDNIETVKRVVAIESGIALVPRVTVKDEVRAGTLSAVEVVGADMWRPLGLLKKKKKALTAAQLAFIELLRHTKQNW; this is encoded by the coding sequence ATGATCATAGTCTGCCGGAGTTCGCCGATGCAAATTGAGACTTTCCAGATTTTTTTTGATTTGGTCGATACCGCCAGCTTTTCGCGTGCGGCGGAAATGCACGGAATCACGCAGAGCGCGGTCAGCCAGCAAATCCGTGCGCTGGAACAGAAGTTCCAAGTGACGCTGATCGAGCGGGGGAAGAAAAATTTCTCCGTGACCGAAGAGGGCCGCGCAATGCTGTTGGCGGCAGGCGATATTTTAAAAATTTACGACTCGCTCAGTCAGCGGCTGGAGGAGTTGAAGACGCAAGTCGCGGGCACCATCCAGATCGCGGCGGTACACAGCATCGGCCTGCACGAGCTGCCGCCGTATCTGAAGGAATTCAAAAACAAATACCGCGAAGTGGATATCCGGCTGGAGTTTTTGCGCTCGGCGCAGGTCTATCAAGCCGTGCTCGATGGACGCGTCGATCTCGGTCTGGTGGCATTTCCAGCGGCGCGGAGAGGCATCGAAGTCGAATCGTTTTGGAAGGACAAGCTGGTCCTGATCTGCCCGCCGTCGCACCGCTTCGCCAGTCGCGAACGCGTCCGTTTGCGCGACTTGGACGGCGAGAAATTTGTTTCCTTCAGCTACGATCAACCGACGCGCAAAGCCATCGACCAGATGATTGCGAAGGCAGGCATTCGCATCCAGATCGCGATGGAACTCGACAATATCGAGACGGTGAAACGCGTCGTCGCCATCGAGAGCGGCATCGCGCTTGTGCCCCGCGTCACGGTGAAAGACGAAGTGCGTGCAGGTACGTTGAGTGCTGTGGAAGTGGTCGGGGCCGACATGTGGCGCCCGCTCGGGTTGCTCAAGAAAAAGAAA
- a CDS encoding cold-shock protein — MPTGTVKWFNEKKGFGFITNPEFAEDIFVHFSEIRTEGFKTLMEGEHVDYEIFRDDKGAKARNVTRKT; from the coding sequence ATGCCGACAGGAACTGTGAAGTGGTTTAATGAGAAAAAAGGCTTTGGGTTTATCACGAACCCCGAGTTCGCCGAGGACATCTTTGTCCATTTCAGTGAAATCCGGACGGAGGGCTTCAAAACTCTCATGGAAGGGGAGCACGTGGATTACGAGATTTTTCGCGACGACAAGGGCGCAAAAGCTCGCAATGTGACCCGCAAGACGTAA
- a CDS encoding S1/P1 nuclease: protein MKLPLAALCIALQLLHLNTVLAYSEAGHRVVGAVADQLIAGKPTGDAVKKLLGSVTLERASTLPDELRGEDRAKGTFTLPENPALQSELLAFRTANPPSYDDLNRIPPSHHWFHYTDVPIQSASYSATKRGTSQWDIVHMITFCARVLEGKEKPDNSLKITPAVALVLLTHYVGDIHQPLHVGAIYLNKNGDRLDPNSDPAALEDRGGNDINFGGTSLHAYWDYDAVESCLTYRRRTLGKLTEQYQPRDFAMELAKKEPINWKPAAGSSPETWAEAWANDVLPLALEAHNRLKFLPQEEFAKNRDGTSVLHWTAIEAPHIGSDSYSIWASKTVEKELPKAGWRLAAMLDATLGAPAK from the coding sequence ATGAAGCTTCCCCTCGCCGCCCTCTGCATTGCGCTGCAACTCCTCCACCTCAACACCGTGCTGGCTTATTCCGAGGCTGGCCACCGCGTCGTCGGAGCCGTGGCGGATCAGTTGATCGCCGGCAAACCCACGGGCGATGCCGTGAAAAAACTCCTCGGCTCCGTCACTCTCGAACGTGCCTCGACCCTGCCCGATGAATTGCGCGGAGAGGATCGCGCGAAGGGCACTTTCACGCTCCCGGAAAATCCTGCGCTGCAGTCCGAGTTGCTCGCTTTTCGCACCGCCAATCCGCCGAGCTACGACGACCTCAACCGCATTCCGCCGTCGCATCACTGGTTTCATTACACCGACGTTCCCATCCAATCCGCGAGTTATTCCGCCACGAAACGCGGCACTTCGCAATGGGACATCGTTCACATGATTACCTTCTGCGCCCGCGTTTTGGAGGGAAAGGAAAAGCCTGATAATTCGCTGAAAATCACCCCGGCGGTCGCGCTGGTTTTGCTCACGCATTACGTCGGCGACATTCATCAACCGCTCCATGTCGGCGCGATTTACCTCAACAAAAACGGCGACAGACTCGACCCTAACTCCGACCCTGCCGCCCTTGAGGATCGCGGCGGCAACGACATTAACTTCGGCGGCACCAGCCTGCACGCGTATTGGGATTACGACGCCGTCGAATCCTGCCTCACTTATCGCCGCCGGACGCTGGGAAAATTGACCGAGCAATATCAGCCACGCGACTTCGCGATGGAACTCGCAAAAAAGGAACCCATCAACTGGAAGCCCGCCGCCGGTTCCTCTCCCGAAACCTGGGCCGAAGCTTGGGCGAACGACGTTCTGCCGCTCGCATTGGAAGCGCACAACCGGCTTAAATTTCTCCCGCAGGAGGAGTTTGCGAAGAACCGCGACGGCACCTCCGTCCTGCATTGGACCGCCATCGAGGCGCCGCACATCGGCTCGGACAGTTACAGCATCTGGGCGTCGAAAACCGTGGAAAAGGAACTCCCCAAAGCCGGTTGGCGGTTGGCCGCGATGCTCGATGCGACCCTCGGCGCTCCAGCGAAATAG
- the queG gene encoding tRNA epoxyqueuosine(34) reductase QueG, producing MQAELKNELTARARRVGFDLCRVTTAEAAPHAADFRRWLAEGKHATMDWLVRGADKRGDLELVLPGVRSIIVLATNYFQGNESTRARGKIARYAWGKDYHDTIEPRLASLNDFLTSQGGRQRSYTDTGPVLERDFAARAGIGWHGKSTMILNRELGTWFFLSVILTTLEFEPDVPATGHCGSCTRCMTACPTNAIIAPQQLDARRCVSYLTIENKGSIPLEFRRAIGDRVYGCDDCLTACPWNRFAATSNDITFQATEATGTVELRDYLTWNDDEFRARFRGSPIKRIKRRGFLRNVCVALGNIGTPDDLPTLRNVSHDPEPLIAEHAQWAIAEIEAREVSRV from the coding sequence ATGCAAGCCGAACTGAAAAACGAACTCACCGCGCGTGCGCGCAGAGTCGGGTTTGATCTTTGTCGCGTGACCACCGCCGAGGCCGCGCCGCACGCGGCAGACTTCCGCCGCTGGCTGGCCGAGGGAAAACACGCCACGATGGATTGGTTAGTACGAGGTGCGGACAAACGCGGTGACTTGGAACTAGTCCTTCCGGGTGTGAGATCGATCATCGTGCTGGCGACGAACTATTTCCAAGGAAACGAATCCACTCGTGCCCGTGGAAAAATCGCCCGTTACGCATGGGGAAAAGATTACCACGACACCATCGAGCCTCGCCTCGCCTCGCTTAACGATTTCCTAACCTCGCAGGGCGGACGCCAGCGGAGTTACACCGATACCGGGCCGGTATTGGAGCGCGATTTCGCCGCCCGCGCCGGTATCGGCTGGCATGGCAAAAGCACGATGATACTCAACCGCGAACTGGGCACGTGGTTTTTCCTGAGCGTGATCCTCACCACATTGGAGTTTGAGCCGGATGTGCCGGCGACCGGCCATTGCGGGTCCTGCACGCGCTGCATGACGGCGTGCCCGACGAATGCGATCATCGCGCCGCAACAGCTCGACGCTCGGCGCTGCGTTTCCTATCTAACTATCGAGAACAAAGGCTCCATTCCGCTGGAGTTTCGGCGCGCCATCGGTGATCGCGTTTACGGCTGCGACGATTGCCTCACCGCCTGCCCGTGGAATCGGTTTGCGGCGACTTCCAATGATATCACGTTTCAAGCGACCGAGGCGACGGGCACAGTCGAGTTACGCGATTATCTCACTTGGAACGACGACGAATTTCGCGCGCGCTTTCGCGGTTCGCCGATCAAGCGCATCAAGCGGCGCGGCTTTCTCCGCAACGTCTGCGTCGCTCTCGGAAACATCGGAACGCCCGACGATTTGCCCACGCTGCGGAATGTTAGCCACGACCCCGAGCCGCTCATCGCCGAGCACGCGCAGTGGGCCATCGCCGAGATCGAAGCGCGGGAGGTTAGTCGAGTTTGA
- a CDS encoding YggS family pyridoxal phosphate-dependent enzyme: MSTSFSSMADAVDSIESRICATAQRAGRERSSIELIAVSKTHPLQAIREARDCGLRLFGENKVQEARAKIPDAPSDLRWHLIGHLQSNKIRHALPLFELIHSVDSLELATQIDRIAMELGLFPKVLLEVNVAGESSKFGFQPDQLLTQMEPLLALPRLQIDGLMTIAPYAEEPEESRPFFRQLRELRDRLAGEMAIPLTHLSMGMSGDFEVAIEEGATLIRVGTAIFGARSYAKTLRQAD; the protein is encoded by the coding sequence ATGAGCACGTCTTTTTCCAGCATGGCCGACGCGGTTGATTCGATTGAAAGTCGCATCTGTGCCACCGCGCAACGGGCCGGGCGTGAGCGGAGTTCCATCGAACTCATCGCAGTCTCGAAAACGCATCCGCTGCAGGCGATTCGCGAGGCGCGGGACTGTGGATTGCGGCTTTTCGGCGAGAACAAAGTGCAGGAGGCGCGGGCGAAAATCCCCGACGCTCCATCGGATTTACGCTGGCATCTGATCGGTCATTTGCAGAGCAACAAAATCCGGCACGCGCTGCCGCTCTTTGAGCTGATTCACAGCGTTGATTCACTCGAACTCGCCACACAAATCGACCGCATTGCGATGGAACTCGGCTTGTTTCCAAAGGTGCTGCTGGAAGTAAATGTGGCAGGCGAATCGTCGAAATTCGGATTCCAGCCCGATCAGCTTCTGACTCAAATGGAGCCGCTGCTGGCGCTGCCGCGCCTGCAAATCGACGGGCTCATGACCATCGCGCCCTACGCCGAGGAACCGGAAGAATCGCGTCCGTTTTTCCGGCAACTCCGCGAGCTTCGCGACCGGCTTGCAGGTGAAATGGCCATTCCCCTCACGCACTTGAGCATGGGCATGAGCGGCGATTTTGAGGTGGCGATCGAGGAAGGCGCGACTTTGATTCGAGTCGGCACAGCGATTTTCGGCGCACGGAGTTACGCAAAAACACTGCGCCAGGCGGACTAG
- a CDS encoding response regulator: protein MRILIAEDQRNVAQVLAKMVASCDHETVGTVTTGGLDVIAAYDKLMPDVVIMDIQMPRLNGLTACHILMTRTPTPKVIFFSGNYDSAHPFVQRSGASGFLAKPATVDQLRVALDDLGLAANAV from the coding sequence ATGCGAATCCTCATTGCCGAAGACCAACGAAACGTCGCCCAAGTTCTCGCCAAAATGGTGGCGAGTTGCGATCACGAAACCGTCGGCACTGTGACCACGGGCGGCCTCGATGTCATTGCCGCTTACGACAAACTGATGCCCGATGTGGTCATTATGGATATCCAGATGCCACGCCTCAACGGGCTGACGGCGTGTCACATTCTCATGACGCGAACGCCGACGCCGAAGGTGATTTTTTTCAGCGGCAATTACGATTCCGCGCACCCTTTCGTGCAGCGTTCCGGCGCGAGCGGCTTTCTGGCCAAACCCGCGACGGTGGATCAACTGCGCGTCGCCCTCGACGACCTCGGTTTGGCAGCGAACGCCGTTTAG
- a CDS encoding shikimate kinase, producing MPAPARNILLVGFMGTGKSSLARILARKTGCLLVDTDAAIEKKAGEPISAIFAGRGENVFREIETEVLRSHLGQSGCIISTGGGMVVREENRRLLPQIGLVVWLRASEEVIFERVSRNNRRPLLQTPDPRGTLHDLLVLREPWYREVAQLEIDTGKVSRGQAVSTVLEAAGWSCKPN from the coding sequence ATGCCGGCCCCAGCGCGCAACATTCTTCTCGTCGGTTTCATGGGAACGGGAAAAAGTTCCCTGGCCCGCATTCTCGCGCGCAAAACCGGCTGTCTGCTCGTCGATACGGACGCCGCGATTGAAAAGAAAGCGGGCGAGCCGATCTCCGCCATCTTCGCCGGGCGCGGGGAAAACGTCTTTCGCGAGATTGAAACCGAAGTCCTCCGCAGCCATCTCGGCCAGAGCGGCTGCATCATTTCCACCGGCGGCGGAATGGTGGTGCGCGAGGAAAACCGCCGACTCCTGCCGCAGATCGGACTCGTCGTCTGGCTGCGAGCGTCGGAGGAGGTGATCTTCGAGCGCGTCTCACGCAACAACCGCCGCCCGCTCCTGCAAACGCCCGATCCGCGCGGGACGCTGCATGATTTATTGGTCTTGCGTGAGCCGTGGTATCGCGAGGTGGCGCAGCTCGAGATCGACACGGGCAAGGTGAGTCGCGGACAGGCGGTGAGCACGGTTCTCGAGGCCGCCGGATGGTCATGCAAGCCGAACTGA
- a CDS encoding Gfo/Idh/MocA family oxidoreductase, whose protein sequence is MFASPTPIGIIGCGNISGAYAKACATFHDLRLVAVADIDLTRAQARAAEFQIPKALSVEEILADPEIEIIVNLTIPAAHAAVATRILESGKSAYNEKPLGVSLEDGQRLVALAREKGLRLGCAPDTFLGAGLQTCRKLIDDGAIGRPLAATAFMLSAGPERWHPDPEFFYQIGGGPMFDMGPYYLTALVTMLGPVARVAGLTSQSYSERTVGKGPKKDQKIPVHIPTHVAGNLQFASGVIATMVTSFDVQSHQLPWIEIYGSEGTLAVPDPNMFGDPVKLRRAGETEFQVIPHTHGYAENSRGIGVADMAVATSLGRPHRASGELALHVLELMHAFHLSSDSGRYYELQSTVERPAALPLNLIPGEIEPVSQ, encoded by the coding sequence ATGTTCGCATCCCCCACTCCCATCGGGATCATCGGCTGTGGCAACATCAGCGGCGCGTATGCGAAGGCGTGCGCCACATTTCACGACCTCCGCCTCGTGGCCGTCGCAGATATCGATCTCACTCGCGCGCAAGCCAGGGCGGCCGAATTTCAGATTCCCAAGGCTCTCAGCGTGGAGGAAATCCTCGCCGACCCGGAGATCGAGATCATTGTTAACCTCACCATTCCCGCGGCTCACGCGGCAGTCGCGACCCGCATTCTGGAGTCGGGCAAATCGGCTTACAACGAGAAGCCGCTCGGCGTTTCGCTGGAAGACGGCCAAAGGTTAGTCGCGCTCGCCCGCGAGAAAGGACTGCGACTCGGATGCGCGCCCGACACATTTCTCGGAGCGGGTTTGCAAACCTGCCGGAAACTCATCGACGACGGAGCCATCGGACGTCCGCTAGCCGCCACGGCATTCATGCTCAGCGCCGGTCCGGAACGCTGGCACCCGGACCCGGAATTTTTCTATCAAATCGGTGGCGGCCCAATGTTCGACATGGGGCCGTACTATCTCACTGCGCTCGTCACGATGTTAGGACCCGTCGCCCGCGTGGCTGGACTAACATCGCAATCTTACTCCGAGCGCACCGTTGGCAAAGGCCCGAAAAAGGATCAAAAAATCCCGGTGCACATCCCCACGCATGTCGCGGGAAATTTGCAGTTCGCCTCCGGCGTCATCGCCACGATGGTCACCAGTTTCGACGTGCAGTCGCACCAGCTTCCGTGGATCGAAATCTACGGCAGCGAAGGCACCCTCGCCGTGCCCGATCCTAACATGTTTGGCGATCCAGTGAAGCTGCGGCGCGCGGGTGAAACGGAATTCCAAGTCATCCCGCACACACACGGTTACGCGGAAAACAGCCGTGGAATTGGCGTCGCCGACATGGCCGTGGCCACAAGTTTAGGACGTCCCCACCGCGCCAGCGGCGAGCTGGCTTTGCATGTGCTGGAACTGATGCACGCCTTCCATCTTTCCTCGGATTCCGGGCGCTATTACGAGTTGCAGTCCACTGTGGAGCGGCCTGCGGCATTGCCATTGAACCTGATTCCCGGTGAAATAGAACCCGTTTCCCAATGA